The Herbaspirillum sp. DW155 genomic interval TCGAAGTGATAGGTCTCGCCACGGATGACGGCGCCCAGCGCGATGAGGGCATCGAACTGCTCGGTCTCGGCCATCTTCTGCAGCGCCAGCGGGATTTCCAGGGCACCCGGCACGGTCACGTGCAGGATATCCTCGTCGGCCACGCCCAGGTGCTTCAGTTCGGCCAGGCAGGACGCCAGCAGGCCGTGGCAGACGTCTTCGTTGAAGCGCGCCTGGACGATACCGATGCGCAAGCTTTCGCCATTGAGGTCTGGTTCATAGGTTCCGATGGTCATGGCTTTTCCTTCTTGATAGGTTGACTTGCGTAATTCTTCATACGTCGGCGGGACGCTCAAGCGCCCTCGCGCGCCTGGTAACCGGTGACTTCCAGCTGGAAGCCGGTCATCGAGGGCATCTTGCGCGGGCTGGCCAGGAGCTTCATCTTGCACACGCCCAGATCCTTCAGGATCTGCGCGCCGATACCGTAGGTGCGCAGGTCCATGCGTTCGGCGCGGGAAGGCTTGGCCGCGGCGGGCGTGCCCACCTTGTTGAGCGCGCCGAACTGGTCGAACATCTGCTGCGCCGATTCTTCACAATTGAGCAGCACGATCACGCCGGATTCGGCTGCCTGCACCGCCTGCATCGCCGCAGCCAGGTTCCAGGAGTGAGTGGTGACGCCAGCTTCCAGCAGATCCAGGATGGAGACCGGCTGGTGCACGCGCACCAGGGTTTCGCGGCCGGGCTGGACGTCGCCGTGTACCAGCGCCAGGTGCGCGCCGCCCGAGGGCGTATCGCGATAGGCAATCGCCTTGAAGCTGCCGTGGGCGGTCTGCATCTGGCGCTCGGCCACGCGTTCGATGATGCTTTCGTTGCGGCTGCGGTAGTGGATCAGGTCGGCGATGGTACCGATCTTCAGCTTGTGCTTTTCAGCAAACTCCAGCAGGTCCGGCAGACGCGCCATGGTGCCGTCTTCCTTCAGGATTTCGCAGATCACCGAGGCGGGGGTGAGTCCGGCCATGGCGGTCAGGTCGCAACCGGCTTCGGTGTGACCGGCGCGCATGAGCACCCCGCCCTTCTGCGCACGCAGCGGGAAGATGTGGCCCGGCTGCACCAGGTCGGAGGGCTTGGCGCCCTTGGAGGCGGCCACCTGGATGGTACGCGCGCGGTCGGCGGCGGAGATCCCGGTGGTCACGCCTTCGGCGGCTTCGATGGAGACGGTGAAATTGGTGCCATAGGCCGTACCGTTGCGGGTGGCCATGAGCGGCAGGTCGAGCTGGTCGACGTGCTCTTCGGTAAGGGTCAGGCAGACCAGGCCGCGCGCATGCGTGACCATGAAATTGATGGCTTCGGGCGTCACGAAGTCGGTGGCCAGCACCAGGTCGCCTTCGTTTTCACGGTCTTCTTCGTCGACCAGGATCACCATGCGTCCGGCACGGAGTTCGGCGACGATTTCTTCGGTTGTAGCAAGTGGCATGTTCACGCTCTTTTCCCAATTGGAACCCGCTATTTTAAAGGATTGCGGGCCTGCTCCGCTGACCAATTACGCCATTTGCGCAGCCTGTGCGGCCTGGGTACGTTGCAAGGCTTCCACCAGCAGCGCCGGATCCCCCAGCGCCAGCCGTTTGGAATCCGACAAGGTTTGCCGGAAGGCACGCGCACCGGGCATGCCGGTCAAAAGGCCCAGCATATGGCGGGTGATGCTGTTGAGGCGCAGGCCGCGGCCATTGTCGCCATGCAATTCCAGCTGGCGCTTGATATAGGGCAACATGGCCTCGATCACCTCAGCCCGGCTGGGCTGGCGGCCGCCCTCCAGATCGCCATAGTAGCGGGCGTCGAAACTGGCCATCAGGTAGGGGTTGTGATAGGCCTCGCGGCCGAGCATGACGCCATCCACATGCTTCAGATGCTCGTCGATCTCGGGCAGCGTCTTGATACCGCCGTTGATGAGGATTTCCAGGTCAGGAAAATCCTGCTTCAGTTGATAGGCGTAGTGGTATTTCAGCGGCGGGATTTCGCGGTTTTCCTTGGGGCTCAGGCCCTTGAGGATGGCATTGCGGGCGTGGACGATGAAGGTCTTGCAGCCGGCCTCGGCGATCTGGCCGACGAAATCACGCACGAAATCATAGGATTGCACGTTATCGATACCGATGCGGTGCTTCACGGTCACATCGATGGACACCGCATCGCGCATGGCCTTGACGCAATCGGCCACCAGCGCCGGTTCGCCCATCAGGCAAGCGCCGAAAGCGCCCTTCTGGACGCGCTCGGAGGGACACCCGCAGTTCAGGTTGATCTCGTCATAGCCCCACTGCTCGCCCAGCTTCGCGCTGTGAGCGAGGTCGGCCGGCTCGCTGCCGCCCAGTTGCAGGGCGACCGGGTGTTCCTGCTCATCAAAATCCAGGTGACGCGGCACGTCGCCATGCAGCAGCGCACCGGTGGTGACCATCT includes:
- the ribBA gene encoding bifunctional 3,4-dihydroxy-2-butanone-4-phosphate synthase/GTP cyclohydrolase II, with protein sequence MPLATTEEIVAELRAGRMVILVDEEDRENEGDLVLATDFVTPEAINFMVTHARGLVCLTLTEEHVDQLDLPLMATRNGTAYGTNFTVSIEAAEGVTTGISAADRARTIQVAASKGAKPSDLVQPGHIFPLRAQKGGVLMRAGHTEAGCDLTAMAGLTPASVICEILKEDGTMARLPDLLEFAEKHKLKIGTIADLIHYRSRNESIIERVAERQMQTAHGSFKAIAYRDTPSGGAHLALVHGDVQPGRETLVRVHQPVSILDLLEAGVTTHSWNLAAAMQAVQAAESGVIVLLNCEESAQQMFDQFGALNKVGTPAAAKPSRAERMDLRTYGIGAQILKDLGVCKMKLLASPRKMPSMTGFQLEVTGYQAREGA
- the dusA gene encoding tRNA dihydrouridine(20/20a) synthase DusA; translated protein: MKKSLPARTLSVAPMMDWTDRHCRVFHRQITRHTWLYTEMVTTGALLHGDVPRHLDFDEQEHPVALQLGGSEPADLAHSAKLGEQWGYDEINLNCGCPSERVQKGAFGACLMGEPALVADCVKAMRDAVSIDVTVKHRIGIDNVQSYDFVRDFVGQIAEAGCKTFIVHARNAILKGLSPKENREIPPLKYHYAYQLKQDFPDLEILINGGIKTLPEIDEHLKHVDGVMLGREAYHNPYLMASFDARYYGDLEGGRQPSRAEVIEAMLPYIKRQLELHGDNGRGLRLNSITRHMLGLLTGMPGARAFRQTLSDSKRLALGDPALLVEALQRTQAAQAAQMA
- the ribH gene encoding 6,7-dimethyl-8-ribityllumazine synthase, encoding MTIGTYEPDLNGESLRIGIVQARFNEDVCHGLLASCLAELKHLGVADEDILHVTVPGALEIPLALQKMAETEQFDALIALGAVIRGETYHFELVSNESGAGITRIGLDFGLPIANAVLTTENDEQAEVRMAEKGADAARVAVEMANLSIVLEELGQATEEE